From the genome of Hyperolius riggenbachi isolate aHypRig1 chromosome 9, aHypRig1.pri, whole genome shotgun sequence, one region includes:
- the LOC137533472 gene encoding immunoglobulin lambda-1 light chain-like, with product MVTLHGGQQVEGQSAVAASTIPQITSQMNMNLVSLLLLYEVIDAQMSLYQPQDSVTADIGATGVITCVSSENLETGTFVSWYKKSSNAPQIPETVKSCSTDKDRHKYGCENRDNKANLRIYNVQSDDAGVYYCSFHYVTVRKFGNGTTLITRERFTANSSIYLLAPPSPDNTMQIACVVTLAPSIIYVTWSLSGTQRKGKKMMYCKEINHSWTVLNLLSLRQHNWDYGDNVTCDALFSETSVQTQWRIKRTDSGCDWSFAQCTSYVRYVLILLVLLMFILVVHLSWTCQ from the exons ATGGTGACTCTACATGGAGGCCAGCAAGTGGAAGGGCAAAGTGCTGTGGCAG CAAGTACCATACCACAAATTACCTCACAAATGAACATGAACCTCGTCAGCTTACTCCTGCTCTATGAAG TGATAgatgcacagatgagtctgtatcAGCCTCAGGACAGTGTGACAGCGGATATCGGAGCCACTGGAGTTATCACATGTGTATCCAGTGAGAATCTGGAGACTGGTACATTTGTTTCCTGGTATAAGAAGAGTTCTAATGCCCCACAAATCCCAGAGACTGTGAAGAGCTGTTCCACAGATAAAGATCGGCATAAATATGGATGTGAGAATAGAGACAACAAGGCAAACCTGAGGATTTATAATGTACAGAGTGATGATGCTGGAGTTTATTACTGCTCATTCCATTATGTTACTGTCCGGAAGTTTGGCAATGGGACAACACTAATTACAAGAG AAAGATTCACTGCAAACAGCTCCATCTATCTCCTGGCTCCTCCTTCTCCTGACAATACAATGCAGATAGCTTGTGTGGTGACTTTGGCACCTTCGATCATCTATGTGACCTGGAGTCTCTCTGGAACACAACGCAAGGGCAAGAAGATGATGTACTGTAAAGAAATAAATCACAGCTGGACTGTCCTGAACTTACTCTCACTTAGACAACACAACTGGGACTATGGAGATAACGTTACTTGTGATGCCTTGTTCAGTGAGACTTCTGTTCAGACCCAATGGAGAATAAAAAGAACAG atTCAGGTTGTGACTGGTCCTTCGCTCAGTGCACCTCCTATGTGCGATATGTGCTGATTCTGCTGGTTCTGCTGATGTTTATCCTCGTCGTACATCTATCTTGGACTTGCCAGTGA